A single genomic interval of Drosophila virilis strain 15010-1051.87 chromosome 2, Dvir_AGI_RSII-ME, whole genome shotgun sequence harbors:
- the Calx gene encoding sodium/calcium exchanger Calx isoform X7 codes for MLLIRKTVASVATCAILLLLVYVKGHTFALATSRQDVSQESDSTLNGTSLQSSIEQIRSRQKRAVEDVTDDDEEVITSQVRGGREASEIGTCSEGLVLPLWMPQSPITSGDRAIRGFVYFMLMIYLFVGVSIISDRFMASIEAITSIERNVTVKGPKGEKQTMRVRIWNETVANLTLMALGSSAPEILLSVIEIYAKNFESGDLGPGTIVGSAAYNLFIIIALCMVLIPKGETRRIRHLRVFMVTASLSVLAYVWLWVILSVSSPGIVEVWEGLVTLIMFPLTVLWAYIAERRLLVYKYMDKNYRMNKRGTVVAGEHDSVEMGGDEPKRLVNINSSANAYNEARLEYIQLLAELRQKYPDADLDQLEMMAQEQMISRGNKSRAFYRIQATRKLIGSGNLMRKIQERAHDDLTQVKAQLHQFSDDDDEPTRIYFEPGHYTVMENCGEFEVRVVRRGDISGYSKVEFETQDGTASAGSDYVGKKGALTFPPGVDEQRFKIEIIDDDIFEEDECFYIRLFNPSENVNLAVPQIATIMILDDDHAGIFAFADSLIEVSESVGVYDLAVMRYSGARGTVIVPYWSEDVTAIGGRHFGEVRGELIFENNVSEQYISIPILEESKYQKDVKFKMHIGEPRLAPDDELLEKIKEAEQKSPKDLTELERILLMSRPRNGELTTTYIRIRESQEFRATVDKLVARANVSAVLGTSSWKEQFKDALTVVPADESEFDTDEDVEEDVPKCFDYISHFVCLFWKVLFAFVPPTDICGGYVTFVISIFVIGVLTAIIGDAATYFGCVLNIKDSVTAICFVALGTSIPDTFASIIAAKQDETADNCIGNVTGSNAVNVFLGIGLAWSIASIYHMANGTTFNVEPGTIGFAVALFCGSAVIAVGVMMYRRVNKSIRAELGGPKTSKWIHASILISLWCIYLVVSTLEAYDIIQI; via the exons ATGCTGTTAATCCGAAAAACCGTCGCATCCGTAGCCACTTGCGCCATATTATTGCTGCTTGTCTATGTGAAGGGGCATACCTTTGCACTGGCCACATCCCGCCAGGATGTGTCCCAAGAATCCGACTCCACGCTCAATGGTACCAGTCTCCAGTCCAGCATTGAACAAATTCGAAGTCGGCAAAAGCGCGCTGTCGAGGATGTCACCGATGACGATGAAGAGGTCATCACAAGTCAGGTTAGAGGAGGTAGGGAGGCTAGTGAAATCGGGACCTGTTCTGAGGGTCTGGTGCTGCCTCTGTGGATGCCCCAGAGCCCCATCACAAGTGGTGATCGTGCCATACGCGGCTTTGTCTACTTTATGCTGATGATCTATTTGTTTGTGGGCGTGTCTATCATATCGGATCGCTTCATGGCGTCCATAGAGGCTATCACCTCCATTGAGCGCAACGTGACCGTCAAAGGTCCCAAGGGTGAGAAGCAAACGATGCGCGTACGCATCTGGAACGAAACTGTGGCCAATCTAACGCTCATGGCGCTCGGCTCGAGCGCCCCAGAGATTCTACTCTCCGTGATCGAAATCTATGCCAAGAATTTTGAGAGCGGCGATCTGGGTCCGGGCACAATTGTCGGCTCCGCCGCCTACAATCTGTTTATCATCATTGCCCTCTGCATGGTGTTGATACCGAAGGGTGAGACGCGACGCATACGTCATCTGCGGGTGTTCATGGTGACGGCCAGCTTATCGGTGTTAGCCTATGTCTGGCTGTGGGTCATTCTCTCGGTCAGTTCGCCGGGCATCGTTGAGGTCTGGGAGGGTCTGGTCACGCTCATCATGTTCCCCTTGACGGTACTATGGGCATACATTGCGGAACGCCGCTTGTTGGTCTACAAATACATGGACAAGAACTATCGGATGAATAAACGAGGCACAGTCGTTGCTGGAGAGCACGACTCGGTCGAGATGGGTGGCGATGAACCGAAACGTTTGGTCAATATTAATTCGAGTGCAAATGCGTACAATGAGGCGCGATTGGAGTATATACAGCTGCTGGCGGAGCTGCGACAGAAATATCCAGATGCTGATCTGGATCAGCTGGAAATGATGGCACAGGAGCAGATGATATCGCGCGGCAATAAATCACGTGCCTTCTATCGCATCCAGGCCACACGCAAACTCATCGGCAGCGGGAATCTGATGCGTAAAATTCAGGAACGTGCACACGACGATCTCACCCAGGTAAAGGCTCAACTTCATCAATTCAgcgatgatgacgatgagcCTACACGCATCTACTTTGAGCCCGGACATTATACGGTCATGGAGAATTGCGGTGAGTTCGAGGTGCGCGTTGTCCGACGCGGCGATATATCCGGCTACTCCAAGGTCGAGTTCGAGACACAGGACGGCACTGCCTCGGCCGGCTCTGATTATGTTGGCAAAAAGGGGGCACTCACCTTTCCACCGGGCGTCGATGAGCAGCGCTTCAAGATCGAAATCATCGACGATGACATCTTTGAGGAGGATGAATGCTTCTACATACGCCTGTTCAATCCATCCGAAAATGTGAATCTTGCAGTGCCACAAATTGCCACCATCATGATATTGGACGATGATCATGCGGGCATCTTTGCCTTTGCCGATTCCCTGATCGAGGTATCCGAGTCTGTTGGCGTCTATGATCTGGCCGTCATGCGCTATTCCGGCGCCCGCGGCACCGTTATTGTGCCCTATTGGTCCGAGGATGTTACGGCAATTGGTGGCCGGCACTTCGGTGAAGTGCGCGGCGAGCTGATCTTCGAAAACAACGTATCTGA GCAATATATATCCATACCAATATTGGAGGAGAGCAAATATCAGAAGGATGTCAAATTCAAGATGCATATTGGCGAACCGCGACTGGCGCCAG ACGATGAACTATTAGAGAAAATCAAGGAGGCGGAACAAAAGTCACCCAAAGATCTAACGGAACTGGAACGCATCCTGCTGATGAGCAGGCCACGAAATGGAGAGCTGACCACCACATACATACGCATTCGTGAGAGCCAGGAATTCAGG GCTACTGTGGACAAGCTTGTCGCCCGAGCCAACGTTTCTGCCGTGCTGGGCACATCCTCGTGGAAGGAGCAGTTCAAAGATGCGCTCACCGTTGTGCCAG CGGATGAGAGTGAGTTTGATACCGATGAAGATGTGGAGGAGGATGTACCAAAATGCTTTGACTATATAAGCCATTTCGTTTGCCTATTTTGGAAGGTGCTCTTTGCATTTGTGCCGCCCACAG ACATATGCGGCGGATATGTCACCTTCGTTATTTCCATATTCGTTATTGGCGTTCTCACGGCCATCATCGGAGATGCAGCCACCTATTTTGGCTGTGTGCTCAACATCAAGGACTCGGTAACAGCCATTTGCTTTGTGGCCCTGGGCACCAGCATACCAG ATACATTTGCCAGCATCATTGCGGCCAAACAGGATGAGACAGCCGACAATTGCATCGGAAATGTGACGGGCAGCAATGCGGTCAACGTGTTCCTCGGTATTGGCCTGGCATGGTCCATTGCCTCGATCTATCACATGGCGAATGGCACAACGTTTAATGTGGAGCCGGGCAC CATTGGCTTCGCTGTGGCGCTCTTCTGTGGCTCGGCCGTCATCGCTGTTGGCGTCATGATGTATCGACGTGTTAATAAATCCATACGCGCCGAGCTGGGTGGACCCAAAACTTCTAAGTGGATACATGCATCTATTTTGATATCCCTGTGGTGTATTTATCTAGTCGTGAGCACACTGGAAGCGTACGATATCATACAGATATAA
- the Calx gene encoding sodium/calcium exchanger Calx isoform X1 has protein sequence MLLIRKTVASVATCAILLLLVYVKGHTFALATSRQDVSQESDSTLNGTSLQSSIEQIRSRQKRAVEDVTDDDEEVITSQVRGGREASEIGTCSEGLVLPLWMPQSPITSGDRAIRGFVYFMLMIYLFVGVSIISDRFMASIEAITSIERNVTVKGPKGEKQTMRVRIWNETVANLTLMALGSSAPEILLSVIEIYAKNFESGDLGPGTIVGSAAYNLFIIIALCMVLIPKGETRRIRHLRVFMVTASLSVLAYVWLWVILSVSSPGIVEVWEGLVTLIMFPLTVLWAYIAERRLLVYKYMDKNYRMNKRGTVVAGEHDSVEMGGDEPKRLVNINSSANAYNEARLEYIQLLAELRQKYPDADLDQLEMMAQEQMISRGNKSRAFYRIQATRKLIGSGNLMRKIQERAHDDLTQVKAQLHQFSDDDDEPTRIYFEPGHYTVMENCGEFEVRVVRRGDISGYSKVEFETQDGTASAGSDYVGKKGALTFPPGVDEQRFKIEIIDDDIFEEDECFYIRLFNPSENVNLAVPQIATIMILDDDHAGIFAFADSLIEVSESVGVYDLAVMRYSGARGTVIVPYWSEDVTAIGGRHFGEVRGELIFENNVSEQYISIPILEESKYQKDVKFKMHIGEPRLAPDSAHYHDTNQESFFNRFFENHTGDHTHDELLEKIKEAEQKSPKDLTELERILLMSRPRNGELTTTYIRIRESQEFRATVDKLVARANVSAVLGTSSWKEQFKDALTVVPADESEFDTDEDVEEDVPKCFDYISHFVCLFWKVLFAFVPPTDICGGYVTFVISIFVIGVLTAIIGDAATYFGCVLNIKDSVTAICFVALGTSIPDTFASIIAAKQDETADNCIGNVTGSNAVNVFLGIGLAWSIASIYHMANGTTFNVEPGTIGFAVALFCGSAVIAVGVMMYRRVNKSIRAELGGPKTSKWIHASILISLWCIYLVVSTLEAYDIIQI, from the exons ATGCTGTTAATCCGAAAAACCGTCGCATCCGTAGCCACTTGCGCCATATTATTGCTGCTTGTCTATGTGAAGGGGCATACCTTTGCACTGGCCACATCCCGCCAGGATGTGTCCCAAGAATCCGACTCCACGCTCAATGGTACCAGTCTCCAGTCCAGCATTGAACAAATTCGAAGTCGGCAAAAGCGCGCTGTCGAGGATGTCACCGATGACGATGAAGAGGTCATCACAAGTCAGGTTAGAGGAGGTAGGGAGGCTAGTGAAATCGGGACCTGTTCTGAGGGTCTGGTGCTGCCTCTGTGGATGCCCCAGAGCCCCATCACAAGTGGTGATCGTGCCATACGCGGCTTTGTCTACTTTATGCTGATGATCTATTTGTTTGTGGGCGTGTCTATCATATCGGATCGCTTCATGGCGTCCATAGAGGCTATCACCTCCATTGAGCGCAACGTGACCGTCAAAGGTCCCAAGGGTGAGAAGCAAACGATGCGCGTACGCATCTGGAACGAAACTGTGGCCAATCTAACGCTCATGGCGCTCGGCTCGAGCGCCCCAGAGATTCTACTCTCCGTGATCGAAATCTATGCCAAGAATTTTGAGAGCGGCGATCTGGGTCCGGGCACAATTGTCGGCTCCGCCGCCTACAATCTGTTTATCATCATTGCCCTCTGCATGGTGTTGATACCGAAGGGTGAGACGCGACGCATACGTCATCTGCGGGTGTTCATGGTGACGGCCAGCTTATCGGTGTTAGCCTATGTCTGGCTGTGGGTCATTCTCTCGGTCAGTTCGCCGGGCATCGTTGAGGTCTGGGAGGGTCTGGTCACGCTCATCATGTTCCCCTTGACGGTACTATGGGCATACATTGCGGAACGCCGCTTGTTGGTCTACAAATACATGGACAAGAACTATCGGATGAATAAACGAGGCACAGTCGTTGCTGGAGAGCACGACTCGGTCGAGATGGGTGGCGATGAACCGAAACGTTTGGTCAATATTAATTCGAGTGCAAATGCGTACAATGAGGCGCGATTGGAGTATATACAGCTGCTGGCGGAGCTGCGACAGAAATATCCAGATGCTGATCTGGATCAGCTGGAAATGATGGCACAGGAGCAGATGATATCGCGCGGCAATAAATCACGTGCCTTCTATCGCATCCAGGCCACACGCAAACTCATCGGCAGCGGGAATCTGATGCGTAAAATTCAGGAACGTGCACACGACGATCTCACCCAGGTAAAGGCTCAACTTCATCAATTCAgcgatgatgacgatgagcCTACACGCATCTACTTTGAGCCCGGACATTATACGGTCATGGAGAATTGCGGTGAGTTCGAGGTGCGCGTTGTCCGACGCGGCGATATATCCGGCTACTCCAAGGTCGAGTTCGAGACACAGGACGGCACTGCCTCGGCCGGCTCTGATTATGTTGGCAAAAAGGGGGCACTCACCTTTCCACCGGGCGTCGATGAGCAGCGCTTCAAGATCGAAATCATCGACGATGACATCTTTGAGGAGGATGAATGCTTCTACATACGCCTGTTCAATCCATCCGAAAATGTGAATCTTGCAGTGCCACAAATTGCCACCATCATGATATTGGACGATGATCATGCGGGCATCTTTGCCTTTGCCGATTCCCTGATCGAGGTATCCGAGTCTGTTGGCGTCTATGATCTGGCCGTCATGCGCTATTCCGGCGCCCGCGGCACCGTTATTGTGCCCTATTGGTCCGAGGATGTTACGGCAATTGGTGGCCGGCACTTCGGTGAAGTGCGCGGCGAGCTGATCTTCGAAAACAACGTATCTGA GCAATATATATCCATACCAATATTGGAGGAGAGCAAATATCAGAAGGATGTCAAATTCAAGATGCATATTGGCGAACCGCGACTGGCGCCAG ATTCCGCTCACTACC ATGACACAAATCAGGAATCATTTTTCAATCGATTTTTTG AAAATCACACTGGAGATCATACTC ACGATGAACTATTAGAGAAAATCAAGGAGGCGGAACAAAAGTCACCCAAAGATCTAACGGAACTGGAACGCATCCTGCTGATGAGCAGGCCACGAAATGGAGAGCTGACCACCACATACATACGCATTCGTGAGAGCCAGGAATTCAGG GCTACTGTGGACAAGCTTGTCGCCCGAGCCAACGTTTCTGCCGTGCTGGGCACATCCTCGTGGAAGGAGCAGTTCAAAGATGCGCTCACCGTTGTGCCAG CGGATGAGAGTGAGTTTGATACCGATGAAGATGTGGAGGAGGATGTACCAAAATGCTTTGACTATATAAGCCATTTCGTTTGCCTATTTTGGAAGGTGCTCTTTGCATTTGTGCCGCCCACAG ACATATGCGGCGGATATGTCACCTTCGTTATTTCCATATTCGTTATTGGCGTTCTCACGGCCATCATCGGAGATGCAGCCACCTATTTTGGCTGTGTGCTCAACATCAAGGACTCGGTAACAGCCATTTGCTTTGTGGCCCTGGGCACCAGCATACCAG ATACATTTGCCAGCATCATTGCGGCCAAACAGGATGAGACAGCCGACAATTGCATCGGAAATGTGACGGGCAGCAATGCGGTCAACGTGTTCCTCGGTATTGGCCTGGCATGGTCCATTGCCTCGATCTATCACATGGCGAATGGCACAACGTTTAATGTGGAGCCGGGCAC CATTGGCTTCGCTGTGGCGCTCTTCTGTGGCTCGGCCGTCATCGCTGTTGGCGTCATGATGTATCGACGTGTTAATAAATCCATACGCGCCGAGCTGGGTGGACCCAAAACTTCTAAGTGGATACATGCATCTATTTTGATATCCCTGTGGTGTATTTATCTAGTCGTGAGCACACTGGAAGCGTACGATATCATACAGATATAA
- the Calx gene encoding sodium/calcium exchanger Calx isoform X5, producing MLLIRKTVASVATCAILLLLVYVKGHTFALATSRQDVSQESDSTLNGTSLQSSIEQIRSRQKRAVEDVTDDDEEVITSQVRGGREASEIGTCSEGLVLPLWMPQSPITSGDRAIRGFVYFMLMIYLFVGVSIISDRFMASIEAITSIERNVTVKGPKGEKQTMRVRIWNETVANLTLMALGSSAPEILLSVIEIYAKNFESGDLGPGTIVGSAAYNLFIIIALCMVLIPKGETRRIRHLRVFMVTASLSVLAYVWLWVILSVSSPGIVEVWEGLVTLIMFPLTVLWAYIAERRLLVYKYMDKNYRMNKRGTVVAGEHDSVEMGGDEPKRLVNINSSANAYNEARLEYIQLLAELRQKYPDADLDQLEMMAQEQMISRGNKSRAFYRIQATRKLIGSGNLMRKIQERAHDDLTQVKAQLHQFSDDDDEPTRIYFEPGHYTVMENCGEFEVRVVRRGDISGYSKVEFETQDGTASAGSDYVGKKGALTFPPGVDEQRFKIEIIDDDIFEEDECFYIRLFNPSENVNLAVPQIATIMILDDDHAGIFAFADSLIEVSESVGVYDLAVMRYSGARGTVIVPYWSEDVTAIGGRHFGEVRGELIFENNVSEQYISIPILEESKYQKDVKFKMHIGEPRLAPDSAHYQNHTGDHTHDELLEKIKEAEQKSPKDLTELERILLMSRPRNGELTTTYIRIRESQEFRATVDKLVARANVSAVLGTSSWKEQFKDALTVVPADESEFDTDEDVEEDVPKCFDYISHFVCLFWKVLFAFVPPTDICGGYVTFVISIFVIGVLTAIIGDAATYFGCVLNIKDSVTAICFVALGTSIPDTFASIIAAKQDETADNCIGNVTGSNAVNVFLGIGLAWSIASIYHMANGTTFNVEPGTIGFAVALFCGSAVIAVGVMMYRRVNKSIRAELGGPKTSKWIHASILISLWCIYLVVSTLEAYDIIQI from the exons ATGCTGTTAATCCGAAAAACCGTCGCATCCGTAGCCACTTGCGCCATATTATTGCTGCTTGTCTATGTGAAGGGGCATACCTTTGCACTGGCCACATCCCGCCAGGATGTGTCCCAAGAATCCGACTCCACGCTCAATGGTACCAGTCTCCAGTCCAGCATTGAACAAATTCGAAGTCGGCAAAAGCGCGCTGTCGAGGATGTCACCGATGACGATGAAGAGGTCATCACAAGTCAGGTTAGAGGAGGTAGGGAGGCTAGTGAAATCGGGACCTGTTCTGAGGGTCTGGTGCTGCCTCTGTGGATGCCCCAGAGCCCCATCACAAGTGGTGATCGTGCCATACGCGGCTTTGTCTACTTTATGCTGATGATCTATTTGTTTGTGGGCGTGTCTATCATATCGGATCGCTTCATGGCGTCCATAGAGGCTATCACCTCCATTGAGCGCAACGTGACCGTCAAAGGTCCCAAGGGTGAGAAGCAAACGATGCGCGTACGCATCTGGAACGAAACTGTGGCCAATCTAACGCTCATGGCGCTCGGCTCGAGCGCCCCAGAGATTCTACTCTCCGTGATCGAAATCTATGCCAAGAATTTTGAGAGCGGCGATCTGGGTCCGGGCACAATTGTCGGCTCCGCCGCCTACAATCTGTTTATCATCATTGCCCTCTGCATGGTGTTGATACCGAAGGGTGAGACGCGACGCATACGTCATCTGCGGGTGTTCATGGTGACGGCCAGCTTATCGGTGTTAGCCTATGTCTGGCTGTGGGTCATTCTCTCGGTCAGTTCGCCGGGCATCGTTGAGGTCTGGGAGGGTCTGGTCACGCTCATCATGTTCCCCTTGACGGTACTATGGGCATACATTGCGGAACGCCGCTTGTTGGTCTACAAATACATGGACAAGAACTATCGGATGAATAAACGAGGCACAGTCGTTGCTGGAGAGCACGACTCGGTCGAGATGGGTGGCGATGAACCGAAACGTTTGGTCAATATTAATTCGAGTGCAAATGCGTACAATGAGGCGCGATTGGAGTATATACAGCTGCTGGCGGAGCTGCGACAGAAATATCCAGATGCTGATCTGGATCAGCTGGAAATGATGGCACAGGAGCAGATGATATCGCGCGGCAATAAATCACGTGCCTTCTATCGCATCCAGGCCACACGCAAACTCATCGGCAGCGGGAATCTGATGCGTAAAATTCAGGAACGTGCACACGACGATCTCACCCAGGTAAAGGCTCAACTTCATCAATTCAgcgatgatgacgatgagcCTACACGCATCTACTTTGAGCCCGGACATTATACGGTCATGGAGAATTGCGGTGAGTTCGAGGTGCGCGTTGTCCGACGCGGCGATATATCCGGCTACTCCAAGGTCGAGTTCGAGACACAGGACGGCACTGCCTCGGCCGGCTCTGATTATGTTGGCAAAAAGGGGGCACTCACCTTTCCACCGGGCGTCGATGAGCAGCGCTTCAAGATCGAAATCATCGACGATGACATCTTTGAGGAGGATGAATGCTTCTACATACGCCTGTTCAATCCATCCGAAAATGTGAATCTTGCAGTGCCACAAATTGCCACCATCATGATATTGGACGATGATCATGCGGGCATCTTTGCCTTTGCCGATTCCCTGATCGAGGTATCCGAGTCTGTTGGCGTCTATGATCTGGCCGTCATGCGCTATTCCGGCGCCCGCGGCACCGTTATTGTGCCCTATTGGTCCGAGGATGTTACGGCAATTGGTGGCCGGCACTTCGGTGAAGTGCGCGGCGAGCTGATCTTCGAAAACAACGTATCTGA GCAATATATATCCATACCAATATTGGAGGAGAGCAAATATCAGAAGGATGTCAAATTCAAGATGCATATTGGCGAACCGCGACTGGCGCCAG ATTCCGCTCACTACC AAAATCACACTGGAGATCATACTC ACGATGAACTATTAGAGAAAATCAAGGAGGCGGAACAAAAGTCACCCAAAGATCTAACGGAACTGGAACGCATCCTGCTGATGAGCAGGCCACGAAATGGAGAGCTGACCACCACATACATACGCATTCGTGAGAGCCAGGAATTCAGG GCTACTGTGGACAAGCTTGTCGCCCGAGCCAACGTTTCTGCCGTGCTGGGCACATCCTCGTGGAAGGAGCAGTTCAAAGATGCGCTCACCGTTGTGCCAG CGGATGAGAGTGAGTTTGATACCGATGAAGATGTGGAGGAGGATGTACCAAAATGCTTTGACTATATAAGCCATTTCGTTTGCCTATTTTGGAAGGTGCTCTTTGCATTTGTGCCGCCCACAG ACATATGCGGCGGATATGTCACCTTCGTTATTTCCATATTCGTTATTGGCGTTCTCACGGCCATCATCGGAGATGCAGCCACCTATTTTGGCTGTGTGCTCAACATCAAGGACTCGGTAACAGCCATTTGCTTTGTGGCCCTGGGCACCAGCATACCAG ATACATTTGCCAGCATCATTGCGGCCAAACAGGATGAGACAGCCGACAATTGCATCGGAAATGTGACGGGCAGCAATGCGGTCAACGTGTTCCTCGGTATTGGCCTGGCATGGTCCATTGCCTCGATCTATCACATGGCGAATGGCACAACGTTTAATGTGGAGCCGGGCAC CATTGGCTTCGCTGTGGCGCTCTTCTGTGGCTCGGCCGTCATCGCTGTTGGCGTCATGATGTATCGACGTGTTAATAAATCCATACGCGCCGAGCTGGGTGGACCCAAAACTTCTAAGTGGATACATGCATCTATTTTGATATCCCTGTGGTGTATTTATCTAGTCGTGAGCACACTGGAAGCGTACGATATCATACAGATATAA